A region from the Natronoarchaeum mannanilyticum genome encodes:
- a CDS encoding DUF7344 domain-containing protein — MGVDEEDRRPDADDPLEDVPQAALTALTDVRRRYVLYYLRDRDGADLTTLARVVSGWIGAESDAGLTTSADHDRLELELHHTHLPTLDDAGLLDYDAETNYASARSLPEPLSELLDRTSDLEAPAVERSSAAVDLPDEIPPFRAPGRVDSLRELVAAIERTATTITVFASEPHEELLDQFSTRNVEISHESLPAVADDGFVLVQQNGAALGSIGLDALREADRATVAPPWGDRGDSPAYRQFLSLFRETAFSTDSRRELLATTREIEDRAWRTGEGRLRAGFQSLSAYQSQLSVYRRLGSETDLDVHVYGRPDWTPPAVEGVRLHEEADDEDIGRVWFVVFRDTAAERDGAGRSAGGSDAAANRGSNSCALLAEERKPDRYFGFWTYDDEFVAEIDDYLAAAY, encoded by the coding sequence CGGACGCGGACGACCCGCTCGAGGACGTTCCGCAGGCTGCGCTGACCGCGCTGACCGACGTTCGGCGACGGTACGTGCTCTACTACCTCCGGGACCGCGACGGCGCGGACCTGACGACGCTGGCCCGGGTCGTCTCCGGCTGGATCGGCGCCGAGAGCGACGCGGGGCTGACGACCAGCGCGGATCACGACCGGCTCGAACTCGAGCTCCACCACACCCACCTTCCGACGCTCGACGACGCCGGCCTCCTCGACTACGACGCCGAGACGAACTACGCGAGCGCCCGATCGCTTCCGGAACCGCTCTCGGAGTTGCTCGACAGGACGAGCGACCTCGAAGCGCCGGCCGTCGAGCGATCGTCCGCCGCGGTCGATCTCCCGGACGAGATCCCCCCGTTTAGGGCGCCCGGGCGCGTGGACTCGTTGCGGGAACTCGTCGCGGCCATCGAGCGAACCGCGACGACGATCACCGTCTTCGCGTCCGAACCGCACGAGGAGCTGCTCGACCAGTTTTCGACCCGTAACGTCGAGATCTCGCACGAGTCGCTGCCCGCGGTCGCCGACGACGGGTTCGTGCTGGTCCAGCAAAACGGCGCGGCGCTGGGATCGATCGGCCTCGACGCGCTCCGGGAGGCCGATCGGGCGACGGTCGCCCCGCCCTGGGGCGACCGCGGCGACAGCCCGGCGTACCGCCAGTTCCTGTCGCTGTTCCGGGAGACAGCGTTCAGCACGGACTCGCGGCGCGAGCTGCTCGCGACGACCCGCGAGATCGAGGACCGGGCCTGGCGAACGGGCGAGGGACGGCTTCGCGCGGGCTTCCAGTCGCTGTCGGCCTATCAGTCCCAGCTGTCGGTGTATCGCCGGCTCGGCTCCGAAACCGACCTCGACGTTCACGTGTACGGCCGGCCCGACTGGACGCCGCCGGCGGTCGAGGGCGTCCGGCTCCACGAGGAGGCCGACGACGAGGATATCGGACGAGTCTGGTTCGTCGTGTTTCGCGACACCGCCGCCGAGCGGGACGGCGCCGGCCGGTCAGCCGGCGGCTCGGACGCCGCCGCGAACCGCGGCTCGAACTCCTGTGCCCTGCTCGCGGAAGAACGCAAGCCCGACCGGTACTTCGGCTTCTGGACGTACGACGACGAGTTCGTCGCCGAGATTGACGACTACCTCGCGGCGGCGTACTAG